The following are encoded together in the Perca fluviatilis chromosome 23, GENO_Pfluv_1.0, whole genome shotgun sequence genome:
- the cdkn1d gene encoding cyclin-dependent kinase inhibitor 1D, producing the protein MAMASPSASPAGPATEASNPELSRRGCIEALKLKVGPARRNLFGPVDHQQLQQDFQRLLCMDVEVANKRWNFDFQREMPEEGSDLEWEELSYEDVPAFYHSCTVRSAQCPVAKRRASSSSGKCSPGSSSTSESGDEYLEVTTRGCYRIRRQGKRKQSAITDFFKVKKMKLLHYKASSLQ; encoded by the exons ATGGCGATGGCTTCTCCATCGGCATCACCAGCAGGACCAGCTACGGAGGCATCCAACCCAGAGCTCTCACGCCGGGGGTGCATTGAGGCTTTGAAATTGAAGGTGGGGCCGGCGCGGAGAAACCTCTTCGGGCCTGTGGACcaccagcagctgcagcaggacTTCCAGCGGCTGCTCTGTATGGACGTGGAGGTGGCCAACAAGCGCTGGAACTTTGATTTCCAGAGAGAAATGCCAGAAGAGGGCTCCGACTTGGAGTGGGAGGAGCTCAGTTACGAGGACGTGCCGGCGTTTTACCACAGCTGCACGGTTAGGTCAGCGCAATGTCCAGTGGCCAAGAGGCGGGCATCGTCTTCGTCGGGCAAGTGTTCCCCAGGGTCCAGCAGCACGTCCGAGTCTGGGGATGAGTACCTGGAGGTGACCACAAGGGGGTGCTACCGGATCCGACGGCAAGGAAAACGTAAACAGTCTGCCATCACAG ATTTCTTCAAGGTGAAGAAGATGAAGCTTCTGCATTACAAAGCATCTTCTCTGCAGTAG